From Sinorhizobium sp. B11:
GAGATCAACCCGACCAAGCCGATGGCGACACAGCGCGACCTCTCGCTTGCCTATTCTCCCGGCGTCGCGGTGCCCGTCAAAGCCATCGCCACCGATCCTGCCACTGCCTACGACTATACGACCCGCGGCAATATGGTCGCCGTCATCTCCAACGGAACCGCCATCCTTGGCCTTGGCAATCTCGGAGCATTGGCTTCCAAGCCGGTCATGGAAGGCAAATCGGTTCTCTTCAAGCGTTTCGCTGATGTCGATTCCATCGACCTCGAGGTAGACACCGAAAACATTGACGAATTCATCAATTGCGTGCGCTTCCTCGGCCCGTCCTTCGGCGGCATCAATCTGGAAGACATCAAGGCGCCGGACTGTTTCGTCATCGAAAGCCGCCTGCGCGAGCTGATGGATATTCCCGTATTCCATGATGATCAGCACGGCACGGCAATCATCGCTGCCGCCGGCCTCATCAATGCGCTGGAACTCACCGGGCGTGATCTCAAGACCACCAAACTTGTCTGCAACGGTGCGGGTGCTGCCGCCATCGCGTGCGTCGAACTCATCAAGTCGATGGGATTTGCGCCGGAAAATATCATCCTCTGTGATACCAAGGGTGTCATCTATCAGGGCCGCACCGAAGGCATGAACCAGTGGAAGTCGGCGCATGCGGCAAAGACCGATACCCGCACGCTGGAAGAAGCCATGCAGGGCGCCGATGTGGTTTTCGGCCTGTCGCAGAAGGGTGCCTTCTCCGAAGAGATGATCCACTCCATGGCCGACCGGCCGATCATCTTCGCCATGGCCAATCCCGATCCGGAAATCACGCCGGAGGAAGTCGCCCGTATCCGTGATGACGCCATCATGGCGACCGGCCGTTCGGACTATGCGAACCAGGTCAACAACGTGCTGGGCTTCCCCTATATCTTCCGCGGCGCCCTCGACGTTCGTGCTACGACCATCAACGATGCAATGAAGATTGCCGCTGTAAACGCACTCGCCAGCCTCGCCCGTGAAGATGTGCCCGACGATGTTGCGGCTGCCTATCAGGGCAATCGTCCGCGTTTCGGCGCGCAATACATCATCCCGGTTCCCTTCGATCCGCGCCTGATCTCCGCCATTCCGGCCGCCGTTGCCGAGGCGGCGATCGAAAGCGGCGTCGCCCGCAAGATCATCACCGACATGGCTGGCTACAAGCGAGAGCTGTCGGCCCGCCGCGATCCGATCGCCTCCACGCTCGCCAGCCTTTATGAGCGTGTGCGCCGTCACCCGAAGCGGGTGGTTTTCGCCGAGGCCGAAGAGGAGCAGGTGCTGCGCGCCGCCATGTCATACGCCAATCAGCAGCTTGGCACCGCCATACTGCTCGGCCGCGAGGACCTGATCCATGCAACGGCCGAACGCGCCGGGATTGACCTCAATCGCCCAGGCCTCGAGATCGTCAACGCCCGTATCTCGACCCGCGTCGAGGCCTATATTGACTATCTCTATGCCCGCCTTCAGCGCAAAGGCTACCTGCACCGCGACGCGCAGCGCCTGATCCATAATGACCGCAACCATTTCGCGGCCACCATGGTGGCGCTTGGCGATGCCGATGGCATGGTGACGGGCATCACCCGCAACTATTCGACGGCACTCGAAGATGTGCGCCGCTGCATCGACCATAAGCCGGGCCATCGCGTGATCGGCGTGTCGATCGCGCTTTGTCGCGGCCGCACGGTCTTCGTTGCCGACACTGCGGTCCACGACATGCCGACGGCAGAGGAGCTTGCCGATATTGCCGAGGAGGCCGCAGGTCTGGCGCGCCGCATGGGCTACCAGCCGCGCGTCGCGTTGCTCGCCTATTCCACCTTCGGCCATCCCTCGGGGGAGCGTTCCGAGCGTGTCCGCGAAGCAGTAAAGATCCTCGACAAGCGTCGCGTCGATTTCGAGTATGATGGCGAAATGGCCGCCGATGTTGCCCTGAACCGCAAGGTGATGGAGCAATATCCCTTCTGCCGCCTCTCCGGCCCGGCCAACGTCCTCGTGATGCCGGCATTCCACTCGGCATCGATCTCGACCAAGATGCTCCAGGAACTCGGCGGCTCGACAGTCATTGGCCCTATCCTCGTCGGCCTAGACAAGGCGGTGCAGATCACCTCGATGGGCGCCAAGGACAGCGATATCGTCAACATGGCTGCCATCGCGGCCTACGCTGCCGGCTCCTGATAGATAAAAGAGGCCGGATCACTGCGGTCCGGCCTCACGCAGCCTAGCCCGCGAAGGCGATCAGGTTTCCATATGGATCGCATACGATGAATGTTCTGGCGCCCCAGGGTTCCAGCCTCAGCGGCTGATGAAACGACACGCCATTTGCGGTGTATTCGAGAAAAAGCGCCTTCACATCATCAAGTGTGATCGTTGCTGACAGGATATCCCTCTCGCGCTGACGAAGTTCGGGATGAAAGGCAGGCATGTCGACGTGGCGAAGATTGAGCCTGGCTGCATCGCGAACGACTTGCGCATAAAAGGGCGGTTCGCCGTAGGTAAAGGCAATCGTGAAGCCGAGTTTCTGTGAGTAGAAATCGCAGGCGGCCTGGATATCGTCCACAAAAAGCTGCGGCTGAGCGTCCAGCAATGTCGGTTGGCAAGCGGCTTTCTGTTGGTCGGTTGCACTCACCTCCGTGAGCCCTTTTTTCAGCGCCTCCCAGCTTTCAAATCCCTCCTGTGCGGCCACCAGTTCCTGTGCATCCGCAAGCTTGAACTCAAGCTCGAGGATTTGCCGGTCATTGAGATGGCGGTAGCGGGCAAGCCAATGGCGAATCTCTGCGGCGACAGGATAATAACGATCCTGATGCCAGCGCTTGAATTGCTTGGCTTTCTTCCGGAGATTTTCGAGATTCGGCATGGCGCAAGGTTTGATCTTGTAGGCGGGCATAGCCCAGCCGGCACCATTGCCGATGCGCCCTACTGAAAACGCCGAATAAGAATGGATGCATGAGACATCGCCGTCAAGCGATGGCCGTCAGCTTGCGAAGCGACCTGCGTCTGCACCGTAATAATTGAGATACCGGTCGGAAATGCTCGATATCGGTAGCACGATCAGTACGTCGGTCGTATTGAACGCCTGATCGACGACCGCGCTGGAACCGACCATCGCGCCGAGGCGCAGGTAACCCTTGATGAGCGGCGGCAACGCCATCAGCGCCTTTTTCGGATTGACGCCTTCAGCCGGCATCAGGTCCATGTCGCGCGCGAGATGCGGCAGGGCGCCAACGGCCCATTCGTTCTTGGCGAGCACGCTGTGATAGAGGAAGGAGAGTGCCAGCGCATGGCTTTCCGGGTGAACGCCGGGGAAGGAGGCGCAGCCGAACATGGCGCTCATGCCGTGCTTCAGCGCATAGGCCCAATTGCCCTGCCAGAGCAGTTCCACCGTACGCTTGGTACGGTACTCCGGCAGCACGCAGGAGCGGCCGAGTTCCATGAAGCGCTTGTCAGGATGACGGGCAATGAGCTCGTCGATCGCAAATTCCGAAGCCGAGTAAAAACCGCCATTGGCCATGGCGACATCCTGCCTCAGCAGGCGGTAGGTCCCGACGATCTGGTCTTCAGCGTCTCCCTCGATCGAGCGGTCGAGAACGAGAAGATGATCGCAGAAGGCATCGTAGGCGTCGAAGTCCCGCTCGCGGCGCATGGCGTCTGCCGGTAGCTGGGCCTTCATTTCCTCGACGAAAACGCGGTAACGCACAGCCTGCGCGGCATCGATTTCACGCGCGCTGCGGGCAAGGCGAGTCTCCAGATTGCCGATGCGACCGAGAACATCGTCTTCCTTCGGGGCGGCAGCCGTCGACGGCCGAGCGGCCTCGGCAACAGCGTCACAATTAAGGATGTCAACAGACATGGCGATTCTCCCGTCTCCGGCCTACCACACGCCATAAAACACTTATGTACGACAGGAAAGTGACATATCGAATTTGTGCACGCAAGAAACGTGCCGATTTCCCCACCTTCAGCGCGCCTCAGCCCGGCGTGCCGAAAGCGCAACAACCGCCTGTACTTCGGTCAACAGCCTGACTGGATCCACCGGCTTCACCATGACGCGATTGGCGCCGTTGAGCAAGACCTGTCGCCGCGATTCGTCACTCTTGTCGGCAGTCAGGACAATGACCGGGACGGGCTGAAGATCGAGCCGTCGTTCGTGTCCGCGCAGGCGTCCGAGCATGTCGATGCCATTGCCGCCGGGCATGGAGAGATCGCTGATGATGATATCTGGCCTGTCGTCACCCAGCGCATAATCGAGCAGGGTTTCGAAATCATCCACGTGCCTGACGGAATGGCCGCCTTTTTCCAGCATGACGCGCACCAGCATGGCGTTGATCGGATCGTCCTCGCCGAGGAGGACAGAAAGACCGCCACCCATCGCCGTCCGTTCTGCAATGGACGGGCCGAGCCCGGGCTGGTTGTCGTTCAGCGCATCGCGCTTTTCCATGCCGCGCATACGTCCACGCAGCACGTCGATCAGCGACTGCTCGCGCAGCGGCCGGATCAGCCACGCATCGAAGAGGTCGAGCGAATAGGAGTTGCGCTCTTCCGGATTGACGAGCAGCACCTTGCGCAGGCCCAGTGCCGCGATCTCCGTGCGATCAGCGATGTGCAGCGAGAAATCGTCGGACATGCGGTGATCGACGATAATATCGGTCGGTCGGTCGCCGCTGCGGGCTAGCGACAGCAGACTTTCGCGCGCCGCCTCGCCACCGGCGACAAGGTGGCAGCGTCCGCCAAGCGTCGTGATCGTTTCGGCGATCGCCGTGCGTGCTGCGCCCGCCGGGGCGAGCAGCACGATGCTGTTTCCTGCCAGCAATGCATTCCGGGTGGCTGTATCCTCTTCCGAAAATTCGACAGGAAAGCGGATGGTGAACTGGCTGCCTTTGCCCCTCTCGCTTGCGACTGTCAGCGAACCGCCGAATTCGCGCATGATACGGGCGGAGATTGCAAGGCCGAGGCCCGTGCCGTTGCTCTTCTGGGCAAGCGAACCGCCCTGTTCGAATTCCCCAAATATGCGCGCCTGCTCCTCCGCCGTCATGCCGGGCCCGGTATCGGTCACCGATATCACCAGTTCACCGGCAGCTCGGGAGACGCGGATGAAGACACCGCCGGCCTGGGTGAACTTGACGGCATTGCCGATGACATTGAAGAGCACCTGCCGCAGTCGCGCCGGATCGAAGTTCATGAGCTCCGGTACGTCGGAGGAAACTGTCGCGCCGATCTCGATACCCTTCTCATGGGCGCGATGGGCGAGCATCTCGACAACGCTTTCGACCAGCTTGCGCAGGGATTCCGAGCGCGGATGAAGCTGGAAGCGGCCGACCTCGATAGTGGAAAAGTCGAGCAAATCCTCAACCAGCTGCGTCAGCGCCTGACCGGACTGGCGGATACTGGTGAGGTAGTTCTGCTGCTCCTGCGTGAGCTTCGTTTCTGCGATCAGATGCGCCATGCCGAGAATGCCTGACAGAGGCGTGCGGATTTCGTGGCTGACCGTGGCAAGCAGCCGCGATTTGGCGGCGCTGTTATATTCGGCCTTCTGCCGAGCCTCCTCACGGCTTTCGGCGGCAAGCCGCTCGTCGGTCACGTCGCGCGCGATGCTCTGCAGAAGCAGGCGTCCATTTGCCGGATCGCGGGTCACCACATCTTGCCAGAGAAAGATGCGCTGGCCGGTCGATGTCGAGATTTCGACATCATAGCGGTGCGGCTGAGGGCCGGGGCGGAAGGCAAGGCCGATCTCCTCGCAAGTCTGGCCTTCGGGTTTGACGCGCCCGGTCAGCCGGCGGAACGTCTCATTGGCGCCGATGATGCGGCGGTCCATCGTCCGGGTGACGACGATGTCGCCGAGCACGTCATGGACCTCACCGAGCAGGCCGGTAGTATCGACACGTTCAGATATATCCGGGCTTCGCCCGCCGGGCCTGACGCCGTTCTTCAAAAGCGTGGCAAGATAGCCTGCAATCGCGGCGATCAGGACAAGGCCGAGGCCTGCAACGAGTGGCCCGCCCCAGTGAGAAAGCAACAGCAGCAGGATCGCCGAAATGAGACCTGCTCCGCCGAGCCAGTAAAAGAGCAGAGGATACAGAGAGCGCAGGGGAGGCGGCGACGATAATTCACCCGCCGTCCGGCCTCGGTAGGCCCTGACGGCGGTACCGCCGAATGCGGCGGACAATCGGTCCTGTAACTGCGCCAGACTCTGCATGCAGTCCAGCTAACATATTGCCCGTTCCGAATGTTTTCAGGAATCCGCTAAAAATTTAATGATCCGTCTTTTTCGGCTTCTGCAGCATCTCATCGACAATGACGCAGCCTGCGCCAACGGTGATAAAACTGTCGGCGAGATTGAACACGGCGAAGGACCAGGTTTCCGTGTGGAAGAGGATATAGTCGATCACATGGCCATAGGCGAAACGGTCGATGAGATTGCCGATCGCTCCTGCAATGATCAGCGCGTAACCGAGATGCGCCAGCCAGCGGTCCTTGGCCGTGCGATGCCAGAGATAAAGAACGAAAGCGACGATGATCAGGCGCATGCCGACGATGAACCAGCCATCCATGCCTGATAGCATCGAGAACGCGACGCCCAGATTGTAAGTGCGGTAGAGCGCCAGCATCGGAATGACGGGCACGGCTTCCTGCAGCGGAAGATAATGGTCGACGGCGATCTTGACGATCTGGTCGAGGATGACGGCGATCACGATGAAGATCAAGATCGGCAGCGGTCGTGAAAAGAGCGCCGGGCGTGCGGTCGCAAGATCGGTCATTTGCCCTCGGATAGTGAGAGGAGATGGCGGCGTGCCTCGAAAAGCATGACGGCGGTGGCAACGCCGAGATTGAGGGAATCGGCGCGGCCCTGCTGCGGAATGCGGGCAAGCGCGTCCGCTTCCCTGGCAAGCTGGTCCGGCAGGCCGGATTGTTCGTTGCCCATCAGAAGCACGACCGGCTTCTTCTTGTAGTCGATCGTGCGATAGTCGACCGAGCCGGCAAGATGGGTCGCGACGACGGAAACGCCCGCCTGCTTCTTCCAGGCGATGAATTCCTCCGCAGTTGCATGGGCGACCTGAACGGCAAAGACCGAGCCCATGGTGGCCCGCACCGTTTCTAGCGAGAAAGGATCGGTCGTTTCGCCGACAAGAATGACGCCGGAGGCGCCGGCCGCGTCAGCCGTCCGGATGATCGTTCCAAGATTGCCCGGATCGCGCACGCGGTCGAGCGCCACCCACGTCTCTCCATCCTTCGGCCGGATATCCCTGAGCTTTGCCCAGCGCGTTTCGAATATGCCGACCACCATCTGCGGATTGTCGCGACGCGTGATCGAGGAGATCACCTTCTCGCTGACTTCGAGCACCAGGCCGCCGGACGCTACGGTCTTTGCCGCCATCTGCTCGACCAGCGGCTTGCCCTTGGCTGCCTTGGCGTAGACGAGCGTGCGGATTGTCCAGCCGAGCTCGATCGCGTCGATGACGAGCTTCAGCCCTTCAGCCATGAAGGTGCCGCTCTCTTCACGCGACTTCTTGTTGGTCAGCGCCTTGATGTCTTTAATGATCGGATTGGCAAGCGAGGTGACTTCCTTCACCTGCCCAACCCTGCGGGGGCCGCGATCGTGGAATTCGTTCATTTCGGCACCCAGCGGGAAAAGAGGGAAGTGGAGAGCGCCCGACCCGGCGTCTTGCCGTCGAGGCCTGCCTCGCGGATGACGAGTTCGCCGGATTCGACCACGCCGCCGGCCCCGCGCATTGTCTCGCGCATCAATTCGTGGATCGAATAGAAGCTCGCCCGGATCGAATAGGCGGTCAGCACCAGGCCGACGGCTCTAGGCGATAGGATCTCGCGGCAGATATCCAGCATCAGCGGCAGGTGTTCGAAGAGATGCCAGACCTCGCCGTTCGGCCCGCGGCCGAATTTCGGCGGGTCGGTGAGAATGATGTCGTATTGGCTGCCGCGGCGCTCTTCGCGCAGGATGAATTTCATGGCGTCCTCGCAGATCCAGCGGATCGGCAATTTCTCCATGCGTCCCAGCGCCTGGTTTTCGCGGGCCCAACCGATCGCCTTCTTCGACGCGTCCACATGCGTGACCTCCGCACCGGCGGCGGCGGCGACCAGTGAGGCGACGCCGGTATAACCGAAGAGGTTCAGCACCTTCAGAGGTCGCCCAGCCCGTTCCACCTGTTCTTTCATCCAGCTCCAATGCACGATCTGCTCGGGAAAAACGCCGACGTGCCGGAAGGAGGTGAAGCGACCGAAGAAATCGACGCCGAGCAGGTTGAGGGGCCAGGTCTCGCCATGCGCCTCCTTCGGAAAACGCCAGCGGCCGGTGCCTTCCTCATCCGTATCGCCGGTGAAGACAGCGTCGACCTTCTCCCAGGCATGGGCGGGCAGCGTTGGCTGCCACAGTGCCTGTCCCTCAGGGCGCACGATACGGTAGGGGCCGTACTGCTCCAGCTTTTGACCGTTGCCGCTGTCGATCAGATGGAAATCGCCGGCGCCCGTCGAATCGAGGATGACGGGGACGCGTTCAGCCGGCCGCTCGCCATTGCGCACCATGAGCGGGCGGTCGATTGCTGCCGGAATAGCTGCCGGTGGGCGCTGTTCGCGCTGAGGTGCAGGTTTTGCGGCCGTCTTCTCCGGCATTGCAGGTCGCGCATCGGTGCGGCGTCCGCCCGAAGGGCCTGCCGACGTCTTCGCGCCGGGCCGGCGTTCTCTCTGTTTCAACGTGGTCTTCCGCGTCCAAAAATCAATTGAGCCAGTGCAAATAGCATCCTGTCCGACCTTGGCAAAGCGCTTTCCCGTTATGATATGGTTCGCTCATGGAAATGGGGAATTGCTGATGGAACTGATCGGGGAGGAACGCATCGCCGCGCCGCGGGATGTCGTATGGGCGGCCATGAACGATCCCGATATCATCAGGCAATGCATTCCCGGCTGCCAGAGCGTCGAAAAGCTGTCGCCGACACAATTCCTGGCAACGGTCAAAGTCGGTTTCGGACTGTTTTCCGTCACGTTCAACGGCGAGATCAGGCTTTCGAATGTCAATGTGCCGCGCAGTTACACCATCGCCGCGGAAGGGCGGGGCGGGATTGCCGGCTTTGCAAGAGGCGAAGCCGATGTGACCCTGGTGGACGAGGGCCTGCATACCTTGCTGTGTTATAAGGCGGACGGTGATACGGGTGGCCGGGTCGCCGAACTCGGCGGCAGGCTGATCCGAACGACGCTGGAAAAGCTCGCGCGACGCTTCTGGGGCAGCTTCAATGCGGCCGTCGTCGAAAAGGCTGCAGGTTAGGCATCATGCACAATCCCTTCCAAGCAGGATCGACGAGCTGGAAAATCCGACCGAACCGTCCCGAAGATGCGATGCAGCTCGCTGAGATCTACCTCTCCGTCCGACGCCGAACCTTCACATGGGTGGACCCCGGCAAATTTCATCGGGAGGATTTTGCCGCCCATACCAACGGCGAAATGATCTCCGTCTGCGAGGGACCCGCTGGGAAGATAGCTGGCTTCATATCGATCTGGGCGGCGGATGATTTTATCCACATGCTCTACATCCTGCCCGAATTCCAGGGCAAAGGCGCGGGAACTGCCTTGCTGCAATCGCTTCCTGCCTGGCCCGAGCACAGGTATCGGCTGAAATGCCTGGTCAACAACAGCAGGGCCAAAGCCTTCTATCTGGCGCATGGCTTTCAGGTCACCGGCAGGGGCGCCTCGACGGAAGGCGACTATGAAGAACTGAGTTTCATTCCCGCCACGACGGGATAGCTGCAATCACCGCGAGGGTAACTGTCCGGCGATTTCCTCCGCCCGTGTTTTGTGGCGGCCAGCTTCGCCTTGCCAGCGGATTGCTTCCTTGGCTTCGACGCGTGCGCGCTTGCGATGTTTGCCCTGATTGAACCAGGTCGCAGCAGAACCCACCAGCATGCCAATGATGAAGGCGATCAGCAGGAAGACGAAGAAAGGCGCGGCGAGGGAAAGAACCTGATCTTCCGGGCGAAACGGATTGAAGGCAAGCGTCACATTCTGTCGGTTGGCGACGCAGAAGATGATCAGGATGACGCCGAGTGGCAGCAAAATCAAAAGGTTGATGATCTTCTTGGTCATATGGTTCTCCGCGCCGGTCTTCCAAAGGCAAGCTTCATGGACGCCAGAATAGAAGGGCGGCGGCGAAGTTCAAGTGTGGCTTGATGCGCGATGCCGAGGATCAATCCTCTTCGTCGGCCTGTCCGGGGTTCAGGCGCTCGCGCAGTTCCTTGCCGGTCTTGAAGAAGGGGACCCACTTCTCTTCGACGAATACCGTATCGCCGGTGCGCGGGTTGCGGCCGGAGCGGGATGGGCGGTTCTTGACGGAAAATGCGCCGAAGCCGCGCAGTTCGACGCGGTTGCCGGCAGCAAGCGCATCCGTGATCTCGTCGAGGACCGCATTGACGATATTTTCAACATCGCGGTGGTAGAGATGCGGATTGCGTGCCGCAACGATCTGCACCAGTTCGGACTTGATCACGATTGCCCCCTTAAATTATTGATTTCTTATTCAATCCTGGCCAACCTGCCAAACTGAAAGCAGCCCGTCAAGGAGCAACTTTGGGGGTAGGATGCTGTTCATATCCTGACCTTTGACCAGATCACCATAACCAAAGATCGTAATCAATCGCGAAACAGCTCCAGCGAGCAAAAAGGGCGTGTTGCTCTTCTTGTCCCAGTCGACGACCGGGAGCTTGTCGCTAACGTTTCGGGAGGTCAGATAGGCCTTGATTTCCGCTTCTCCACCGACGGCGTCGATGAGCTTCACCTTGAGCGCCTGGCGGCCCGTATAGATCGTGCCGTCGGCCAGTTTGAGCACCTCGTCATGCGGCAATTTGCGCCTGTCGGCAACAAGGTTGACGAACCAGTCGTAGCTGTCGAGAACCATGTTGCGGATCATGGCCTTGGCTTCTTCACTCGTGTCGTGGAACGGCGACGGCTCGGCCTTGAGCGGCGAAGATTTGATCTCCTGCAGCGAGACGCCGAGCTTGTCGAGCAGTGGCTGGATCTGCGGGTACTGGAAGATGACACCGATCGAGCCGGTGATCGAGCTTTCGCCGGCGATGATCGTATCGCCGGCCGTTGCAATCATGTAGCCGGCGGAAGCTGCGAGCGTCCTGACGTCGGAGACGACGGGCTTCTTCTCCGCAATCGCCCGGATCGCCTTGAAGATCTTTTCGCCGCCATAGGTCGTGCCGCCGGGCGAGGAGATCGAGACCACGACTGCCTTGACTTGATCGTTGTCCTTGATCTTTTTCAGTCGCTCGAGCAGTTCGTCATCATCGGTGATGAGGCCGGAGATCGTCACATGGGCGATATGCGGCCGCGCCGTGCTGCTTTCGCTGAAGGCAAAATTATAAAGCGCGAAGCCCAGCGCAACGAGCAGCACGACCGCAGCAAGGCGCCAGAAACCAAGCCTGCGGCGGAGCAGCCGGCGGTCTGCGATGATCGAGCTGTCCATTCCAACCTCCAGAAACGAAACCCAACAGCGGTTTCCGCCGCTGGGAAATAAGGCGCAAGCTCCTTCGAGAAAATGCCCGGAAACCTGCTATTTTCGGTTTAGTTGCTTGTTGCAGAAAAAAATCCATATTGGCAAGCC
This genomic window contains:
- a CDS encoding NADP-dependent malic enzyme, with the translated sequence MSQMEKKERPVTSVTDKEALEFHAMGRPGKLEINPTKPMATQRDLSLAYSPGVAVPVKAIATDPATAYDYTTRGNMVAVISNGTAILGLGNLGALASKPVMEGKSVLFKRFADVDSIDLEVDTENIDEFINCVRFLGPSFGGINLEDIKAPDCFVIESRLRELMDIPVFHDDQHGTAIIAAAGLINALELTGRDLKTTKLVCNGAGAAAIACVELIKSMGFAPENIILCDTKGVIYQGRTEGMNQWKSAHAAKTDTRTLEEAMQGADVVFGLSQKGAFSEEMIHSMADRPIIFAMANPDPEITPEEVARIRDDAIMATGRSDYANQVNNVLGFPYIFRGALDVRATTINDAMKIAAVNALASLAREDVPDDVAAAYQGNRPRFGAQYIIPVPFDPRLISAIPAAVAEAAIESGVARKIITDMAGYKRELSARRDPIASTLASLYERVRRHPKRVVFAEAEEEQVLRAAMSYANQQLGTAILLGREDLIHATAERAGIDLNRPGLEIVNARISTRVEAYIDYLYARLQRKGYLHRDAQRLIHNDRNHFAATMVALGDADGMVTGITRNYSTALEDVRRCIDHKPGHRVIGVSIALCRGRTVFVADTAVHDMPTAEELADIAEEAAGLARRMGYQPRVALLAYSTFGHPSGERSERVREAVKILDKRRVDFEYDGEMAADVALNRKVMEQYPFCRLSGPANVLVMPAFHSASISTKMLQELGGSTVIGPILVGLDKAVQITSMGAKDSDIVNMAAIAAYAAGS
- a CDS encoding VOC family protein; its protein translation is MPNLENLRKKAKQFKRWHQDRYYPVAAEIRHWLARYRHLNDRQILELEFKLADAQELVAAQEGFESWEALKKGLTEVSATDQQKAACQPTLLDAQPQLFVDDIQAACDFYSQKLGFTIAFTYGEPPFYAQVVRDAARLNLRHVDMPAFHPELRQRERDILSATITLDDVKALFLEYTANGVSFHQPLRLEPWGARTFIVCDPYGNLIAFAG
- a CDS encoding GNAT family N-acetyltransferase, producing MSVDILNCDAVAEAARPSTAAAPKEDDVLGRIGNLETRLARSAREIDAAQAVRYRVFVEEMKAQLPADAMRRERDFDAYDAFCDHLLVLDRSIEGDAEDQIVGTYRLLRQDVAMANGGFYSASEFAIDELIARHPDKRFMELGRSCVLPEYRTKRTVELLWQGNWAYALKHGMSAMFGCASFPGVHPESHALALSFLYHSVLAKNEWAVGALPHLARDMDLMPAEGVNPKKALMALPPLIKGYLRLGAMVGSSAVVDQAFNTTDVLIVLPISSISDRYLNYYGADAGRFAS
- a CDS encoding ATP-binding protein, with the protein product MQSLAQLQDRLSAAFGGTAVRAYRGRTAGELSSPPPLRSLYPLLFYWLGGAGLISAILLLLLSHWGGPLVAGLGLVLIAAIAGYLATLLKNGVRPGGRSPDISERVDTTGLLGEVHDVLGDIVVTRTMDRRIIGANETFRRLTGRVKPEGQTCEEIGLAFRPGPQPHRYDVEISTSTGQRIFLWQDVVTRDPANGRLLLQSIARDVTDERLAAESREEARQKAEYNSAAKSRLLATVSHEIRTPLSGILGMAHLIAETKLTQEQQNYLTSIRQSGQALTQLVEDLLDFSTIEVGRFQLHPRSESLRKLVESVVEMLAHRAHEKGIEIGATVSSDVPELMNFDPARLRQVLFNVIGNAVKFTQAGGVFIRVSRAAGELVISVTDTGPGMTAEEQARIFGEFEQGGSLAQKSNGTGLGLAISARIMREFGGSLTVASERGKGSQFTIRFPVEFSEEDTATRNALLAGNSIVLLAPAGAARTAIAETITTLGGRCHLVAGGEAARESLLSLARSGDRPTDIIVDHRMSDDFSLHIADRTEIAALGLRKVLLVNPEERNSYSLDLFDAWLIRPLREQSLIDVLRGRMRGMEKRDALNDNQPGLGPSIAERTAMGGGLSVLLGEDDPINAMLVRVMLEKGGHSVRHVDDFETLLDYALGDDRPDIIISDLSMPGGNGIDMLGRLRGHERRLDLQPVPVIVLTADKSDESRRQVLLNGANRVMVKPVDPVRLLTEVQAVVALSARRAEAR
- the lspA gene encoding signal peptidase II, whose translation is MTDLATARPALFSRPLPILIFIVIAVILDQIVKIAVDHYLPLQEAVPVIPMLALYRTYNLGVAFSMLSGMDGWFIVGMRLIIVAFVLYLWHRTAKDRWLAHLGYALIIAGAIGNLIDRFAYGHVIDYILFHTETWSFAVFNLADSFITVGAGCVIVDEMLQKPKKTDH
- a CDS encoding RNA methyltransferase, producing MNEFHDRGPRRVGQVKEVTSLANPIIKDIKALTNKKSREESGTFMAEGLKLVIDAIELGWTIRTLVYAKAAKGKPLVEQMAAKTVASGGLVLEVSEKVISSITRRDNPQMVVGIFETRWAKLRDIRPKDGETWVALDRVRDPGNLGTIIRTADAAGASGVILVGETTDPFSLETVRATMGSVFAVQVAHATAEEFIAWKKQAGVSVVATHLAGSVDYRTIDYKKKPVVLLMGNEQSGLPDQLAREADALARIPQQGRADSLNLGVATAVMLFEARRHLLSLSEGK
- a CDS encoding class I SAM-dependent methyltransferase, whose amino-acid sequence is MKQRERRPGAKTSAGPSGGRRTDARPAMPEKTAAKPAPQREQRPPAAIPAAIDRPLMVRNGERPAERVPVILDSTGAGDFHLIDSGNGQKLEQYGPYRIVRPEGQALWQPTLPAHAWEKVDAVFTGDTDEEGTGRWRFPKEAHGETWPLNLLGVDFFGRFTSFRHVGVFPEQIVHWSWMKEQVERAGRPLKVLNLFGYTGVASLVAAAAGAEVTHVDASKKAIGWARENQALGRMEKLPIRWICEDAMKFILREERRGSQYDIILTDPPKFGRGPNGEVWHLFEHLPLMLDICREILSPRAVGLVLTAYSIRASFYSIHELMRETMRGAGGVVESGELVIREAGLDGKTPGRALSTSLFSRWVPK
- a CDS encoding carbon monoxide dehydrogenase subunit G; amino-acid sequence: MELIGEERIAAPRDVVWAAMNDPDIIRQCIPGCQSVEKLSPTQFLATVKVGFGLFSVTFNGEIRLSNVNVPRSYTIAAEGRGGIAGFARGEADVTLVDEGLHTLLCYKADGDTGGRVAELGGRLIRTTLEKLARRFWGSFNAAVVEKAAG
- a CDS encoding GNAT family N-acetyltransferase, which codes for MHNPFQAGSTSWKIRPNRPEDAMQLAEIYLSVRRRTFTWVDPGKFHREDFAAHTNGEMISVCEGPAGKIAGFISIWAADDFIHMLYILPEFQGKGAGTALLQSLPAWPEHRYRLKCLVNNSRAKAFYLAHGFQVTGRGASTEGDYEELSFIPATTG
- a CDS encoding LapA family protein is translated as MTKKIINLLILLPLGVILIIFCVANRQNVTLAFNPFRPEDQVLSLAAPFFVFLLIAFIIGMLVGSAATWFNQGKHRKRARVEAKEAIRWQGEAGRHKTRAEEIAGQLPSR
- a CDS encoding integration host factor subunit beta; protein product: MIKSELVQIVAARNPHLYHRDVENIVNAVLDEITDALAAGNRVELRGFGAFSVKNRPSRSGRNPRTGDTVFVEEKWVPFFKTGKELRERLNPGQADEED
- the sppA gene encoding signal peptide peptidase SppA: MDSSIIADRRLLRRRLGFWRLAAVVLLVALGFALYNFAFSESSTARPHIAHVTISGLITDDDELLERLKKIKDNDQVKAVVVSISSPGGTTYGGEKIFKAIRAIAEKKPVVSDVRTLAASAGYMIATAGDTIIAGESSITGSIGVIFQYPQIQPLLDKLGVSLQEIKSSPLKAEPSPFHDTSEEAKAMIRNMVLDSYDWFVNLVADRRKLPHDEVLKLADGTIYTGRQALKVKLIDAVGGEAEIKAYLTSRNVSDKLPVVDWDKKSNTPFLLAGAVSRLITIFGYGDLVKGQDMNSILPPKLLLDGLLSVWQVGQD